A portion of the Homo sapiens chromosome 16, GRCh38.p14 Primary Assembly genome contains these proteins:
- the ATXN2L gene encoding ataxin-2-like protein isoform X17 — protein sequence MAFAAALSPSPASGPLFALNRRLHQPATSRVTWRLVIPAEGQSTGKGPPQSPVFEGVYNNSRMLHFLTAVVGSTCDVKVKNGTTYEGIFKTLSSKFELAVDAVHRKASEPAGGPRREDIVDTMVFKPSDVMLVHFRNVDFNYATKDKFTDSAIAMNSKVNGEHKEKVLQRWEGGDSNSDDYDLESDMSNGWDPNEMFKFNEENYGVKTTYDSSLSSYTVPLEKDNSEEFRQRELRAAQLAREIESSPQYRLRIAMENDDGRTEEEKHSAVQRQGSGRESPSLASREGKYIPLPQRVREGPRGGVRCSSSRGGRPGLSSLPPRGPHHLDNSSPGPGSEARGINGGPSRMSPKAQRPLRGAKTLSSPSNRPSGETSVPPPPAVGRMYPPRSPKSAAPAPISASCPEPPIGSAVPTSSASIPVTSSVSDPGVGSISPASPKISLAPTDVKELSTKEPGRTLEPQELARIAGKVPGLQNEQKRFQLEELRKFGAQFKLQPSSSPENSLDPFPPRILKEEPKGKEKEVDGLLTSEPMGSPVSSKTESVSDKEDKPPLAPSGGTEGPEQPPPPCPSQTGSPPVGLIKGEDKDEGPVAEQVKKSTLNPNAKEFNPTKPLLSVNKSTSTPTSPGPRTHSTPSIPVLTAGQSGLYSPQYISYIPQIHMGPAVQAPQMYPYPVSNSVPGQQGKYRGAKGSLPPQRSDQHQPASAPPMMQAAAAAGPPLVAATPYSSYIPYNPQQFPGQPAMMQPMAHYPSQPVFAPMLQSNPRMLTSGSHPQAIVSSSTPQYPSAEQPTPQALYATVHQSYPHHATQLHAHQPQPATTPTGSQPQSQHAAPSPVQQHQAGQAPHLGSGQPQQNLYHPGALTGTPPSLPPGPSAQSPQSSFPQPAAVYAIHHQQLPHGFTNMAHVTQAHVQTGITAAPPPHPGAPHPPQVMLLHPPQSHGGPPQGAVPQSGVPALSASTPSPYPYIGHPQVQSHPSQQLPFHPPGN from the exons ATGGCTTTTGCGGCTGCGCTGTCCCCCAGCCCCGCCAGCGGCCCCCTCTTCGCCCTCAACCGCCGGTTACATCAGCCAGCGACGAGCAGGGTTACCTGGCGATTGGTGATCCCCGCAGA ggGACAGAGCACAGGAAAGGGACCCCCACAGTCACCT GTGTTTGAAGGCGTCTACAACAATTCCAGAATGCTGCATTTCCTTACAGCTGTTGTG GGCTCCACTTGTGATGTAAAGGTGAAAAATGGTACCACTTATGAGGGTATCTTCAAGACGCTAAGCTCAAAG TTTGAACTAGCCGTGGATGCTGTGCACCGGAAAGCATCTGAGCCAGCAGGTGGCCCTCGTCGGGAGGACATTGTGGACACCATGGTGTTTAAGCCAAGTGATGTCATGCTTGTTCACTTCCGAAATGTTGACTTCAACTATGCTACTAAAG ACAAGTTCACCGATTCAGCCATTGCCATGAACTCGAAAGTGAATGGGGAACACAAAGAGAAGGTGCTTCAGCGCTGGGAGGGGGGTGACAGCAACAGCGACGACTATGACCTCGAGTCTGACATG tccAATGGATGGGACCCCAATGAAATGTTCAAGTTCAATGAGGAGAACTACGGTGTGAAGACTACCTATGATAGCAGTCTTTCTTCTTATAC GGTGCCCTTAGAAAAGGACAACTCAGAAGAGTTTCGTCAGCGAGAGCTGCGTGCGGCCCAGTTGGCTCGAGAGATTGAATCAAGCCCCCAGTACCGCCTACGGATCGCCATGGAGAACGACGATGGGCGCACTGAAGAGGAGAAGCACAGTGCAGTCCAGCGGCAGGGCTCAGGGCGGGAGAGCCCCAGCTTGGCATCCAG GGAGGGGAAGTATATCCCTCTGCCTCAACGAGTCCGGGAAGGTCCCCGGGGAGGAGTTCGATGCAGCAGCTCTCGGGGCGGTCGGCCTGGCCTTAGCTCTTTGCCACCTCGTGGCCCTCACCATCTGGACAACAGCAGCCCTGGCCCAGGTTCTGAGGCCCGTGGTATCAATGGAG gcCCTTCCCGCATGTCCCCAAAGGCACAACGGCCTCTGAGAGGTGCCAAGACTCTGTCTTCGCCCAGTAATAGGCCTTCTGGAGAAACTTCTGTTCCACCTCCTCCTGCAG TGGGCCGGATGTATCCCCCGCGTTCTCCCAAGTCTGCTGCCCCTGCCCCAATCTCAGCTTCCTGTCCAGAGCCTCCCATCGGCTCGGCAGTGCCAACCTCTTCAGCCTCCATCCCTGTGACCTCATCAGTCTCAGATCCTGGAGTGGGCTCCATTTCTCCAGCTTCTCCAAAGATCTCCCTGGCCCCCACAGATG TAAAAGAACTCTCTACCAAGGAACCTGGGAGAACTCTGGAGCCCCAGGAGCTGGCTCGGATAGCTGGGAAAG TCCCTGGTCTTCAGAATGAACAGAAACGATTCCAACTGGAAGAACTGAGAAAGTTTGGGGCCCAGTTTAAG CTTCAGCCCAGTAGCTCCCCTGAGAACAGCCTGGATCCTTTTCCTCCCCGGATCTTAAAGGAGGAGcccaaaggaaaggagaaagaggttgatgGTCTGTTGACTTCAGAGCCCATGGGGTCTCCCGTCTCCTCCAAGACAGAGTCCGTATCGGATAAGGAGGACAAACCACCCCTGGCACCATCAGGAGGCACTGAGGGGCCAGAGCAGCCCCCACCACCTTGTCCAAGCCAAACTGGCAGCCCCCCGGTGGGCCTCATCAAGGGAGAAGACAAAGATGAGGGCCCTGTTGCTGA ACAAGTAAAGAAATCAACGTTGAACCCTAATGCTAAGGAGTTCAATCCTACAAAGCCTCTGCTGTCTGTG AATAAATCCACCAGTACCCCAACTTCTCCGGGGCCCCGGACTCATTCAACTCCCTCCATCCCGGTGCTGACAGCAGGCCAGAGTGGGCTATACAGCCCCCAGTACATCTCCTACATACCTCAGATCCACATGGGACCAGCTGTGCAG GCACCTCAGATGTATCCATATCCTGTATCCAATTCAGTGCCTGGGCAGCAGGGCAAGTACCGGGGAGCAAAAG gcTCCCTTCCTCCGCAGCGCTCGGACCAACACCAGCCAGCCTCAGCCCCGCCGATGATGCAGGCCGCCGCGGCTGCTGGCCCGCCTCTGGTGGCTGCCACGCCCTATTCTTCCTACATCCCCTACAACCCTCAGCAGTTCCCAGGCCAGCCAGCCATGATGCAGCCCATGGCCCACTACCCCTCACAG CCGGTGTTTGCCCCCATGCTTCAGAGCAACCCACGCATGCTGACGTCGGGCAGCCATCCCCAGGCCATCGTGTCATCCTCTACCCCTCAGTACCCTTCTGCAGAGCAGCCTACCCCCCAAGCCCTTTATG CCACTGTTCACCAGTCCTACCCACACCATGCCACACAGCTCCATGCCCACCAGCCGCAGCCGGCTACCACGCCTACTGGAAGCCAGCCGCAGTCCCAGCATGCGGCCCCCAGTCCTGTCCAG CAGCATCAGGCGGGGCAGGCCCCACACTTGGGCAGTGGACAGCCACAGCAGAATCTGTACCACCCAGGGGCCCTGACAGGCACGCCGCCCTCTCTGCCACCGGGACCTTCTGCCCAGTCCCCTCAGAGCAGCTTCCCCCAGCCAGCCGCTGTGTATGCCATCCACCACCAGCAGCTGCCCCACGGCTtcaccaacatggcccatgttACCCAG gCCCATGTCCAAACTGGAATCACAGCAGCCCCGCCCCCTCACCCTGGGGCTCCCCACCCgccccaggtgatgctgctgcaCCCACCCCAGAGTCATGGGGGGCCCCCCCAAGGCGCGGTGCCCCAGAGTGGGGTGCCTGCACTCTCAGCTTCCACACCCTCACCCTACCCCTACATCGGACACCCCCAAG TTCAATCTCATCCCTCCCAGCAGCTCCCCTTCCACCCCCCGGGGAACTGA
- the ATXN2L gene encoding ataxin-2-like protein isoform X9: protein MAFAAALSPSPASGPLFALNRRLHQPATSRVTWRLVIPAEGQSTGKGPPQSPVFEGVYNNSRMLHFLTAVVGSTCDVKVKNGTTYEGIFKTLSSKFELAVDAVHRKASEPAGGPRREDIVDTMVFKPSDVMLVHFRNVDFNYATKDKFTDSAIAMNSKVNGEHKEKVLQRWEGGDSNSDDYDLESDMSNGWDPNEMFKFNEENYGVKTTYDSSLSSYTVPLEKDNSEEFRQRELRAAQLAREIESSPQYRLRIAMENDDGRTEEEKHSAVQRQGSGRESPSLASREGKYIPLPQRVREGPRGGVRCSSSRGGRPGLSSLPPRGPHHLDNSSPGPGSEARGINGGPSRMSPKAQRPLRGAKTLSSPSNRPSGETSVPPPPAAPPFLPVGRMYPPRSPKSAAPAPISASCPEPPIGSAVPTSSASIPVTSSVSDPGVGSISPASPKISLAPTDVKELSTKEPGRTLEPQELARIAGKVPGLQNEQKRFQLEELRKFGAQFKLQPSSSPENSLDPFPPRILKEEPKGKEKEVDGLLTSEPMGSPVSSKTESVSDKEDKPPLAPSGGTEGPEQPPPPCPSQTGSPPVGLIKGEDKDEGPVAEQVKKSTLNPNAKEFNPTKPLLSVNKSTSTPTSPGPRTHSTPSIPVLTAGQSGLYSPQYISYIPQIHMGPAVQAPQMYPYPVSNSVPGQQGKYRGAKGSLPPQRSDQHQPASAPPMMQAAAAAGPPLVAATPYSSYIPYNPQQFPGQPAMMQPMAHYPSQPVFAPMLQSNPRMLTSGSHPQAIVSSSTPQYPSAEQPTPQALYATVHQSYPHHATQLHAHQPQPATTPTGSQPQSQHAAPSPVQHQAGQAPHLGSGQPQQNLYHPGALTGTPPSLPPGPSAQSPQSSFPQPAAVYAIHHQQLPHGFTNMAHVTQAHVQTGITAAPPPHPGAPHPPQVMLLHPPQSHGGPPQGAVPQSGVPALSASTPSPYPYIGHPQGEQPGQAPGFPGGADDRIREFSLAGGIWHGRAEGLQVGQDARVLGGE from the exons ATGGCTTTTGCGGCTGCGCTGTCCCCCAGCCCCGCCAGCGGCCCCCTCTTCGCCCTCAACCGCCGGTTACATCAGCCAGCGACGAGCAGGGTTACCTGGCGATTGGTGATCCCCGCAGA ggGACAGAGCACAGGAAAGGGACCCCCACAGTCACCT GTGTTTGAAGGCGTCTACAACAATTCCAGAATGCTGCATTTCCTTACAGCTGTTGTG GGCTCCACTTGTGATGTAAAGGTGAAAAATGGTACCACTTATGAGGGTATCTTCAAGACGCTAAGCTCAAAG TTTGAACTAGCCGTGGATGCTGTGCACCGGAAAGCATCTGAGCCAGCAGGTGGCCCTCGTCGGGAGGACATTGTGGACACCATGGTGTTTAAGCCAAGTGATGTCATGCTTGTTCACTTCCGAAATGTTGACTTCAACTATGCTACTAAAG ACAAGTTCACCGATTCAGCCATTGCCATGAACTCGAAAGTGAATGGGGAACACAAAGAGAAGGTGCTTCAGCGCTGGGAGGGGGGTGACAGCAACAGCGACGACTATGACCTCGAGTCTGACATG tccAATGGATGGGACCCCAATGAAATGTTCAAGTTCAATGAGGAGAACTACGGTGTGAAGACTACCTATGATAGCAGTCTTTCTTCTTATAC GGTGCCCTTAGAAAAGGACAACTCAGAAGAGTTTCGTCAGCGAGAGCTGCGTGCGGCCCAGTTGGCTCGAGAGATTGAATCAAGCCCCCAGTACCGCCTACGGATCGCCATGGAGAACGACGATGGGCGCACTGAAGAGGAGAAGCACAGTGCAGTCCAGCGGCAGGGCTCAGGGCGGGAGAGCCCCAGCTTGGCATCCAG GGAGGGGAAGTATATCCCTCTGCCTCAACGAGTCCGGGAAGGTCCCCGGGGAGGAGTTCGATGCAGCAGCTCTCGGGGCGGTCGGCCTGGCCTTAGCTCTTTGCCACCTCGTGGCCCTCACCATCTGGACAACAGCAGCCCTGGCCCAGGTTCTGAGGCCCGTGGTATCAATGGAG gcCCTTCCCGCATGTCCCCAAAGGCACAACGGCCTCTGAGAGGTGCCAAGACTCTGTCTTCGCCCAGTAATAGGCCTTCTGGAGAAACTTCTGTTCCACCTCCTCCTGCAG CTCCCCCTTTTCTTCCAGTGGGCCGGATGTATCCCCCGCGTTCTCCCAAGTCTGCTGCCCCTGCCCCAATCTCAGCTTCCTGTCCAGAGCCTCCCATCGGCTCGGCAGTGCCAACCTCTTCAGCCTCCATCCCTGTGACCTCATCAGTCTCAGATCCTGGAGTGGGCTCCATTTCTCCAGCTTCTCCAAAGATCTCCCTGGCCCCCACAGATG TAAAAGAACTCTCTACCAAGGAACCTGGGAGAACTCTGGAGCCCCAGGAGCTGGCTCGGATAGCTGGGAAAG TCCCTGGTCTTCAGAATGAACAGAAACGATTCCAACTGGAAGAACTGAGAAAGTTTGGGGCCCAGTTTAAG CTTCAGCCCAGTAGCTCCCCTGAGAACAGCCTGGATCCTTTTCCTCCCCGGATCTTAAAGGAGGAGcccaaaggaaaggagaaagaggttgatgGTCTGTTGACTTCAGAGCCCATGGGGTCTCCCGTCTCCTCCAAGACAGAGTCCGTATCGGATAAGGAGGACAAACCACCCCTGGCACCATCAGGAGGCACTGAGGGGCCAGAGCAGCCCCCACCACCTTGTCCAAGCCAAACTGGCAGCCCCCCGGTGGGCCTCATCAAGGGAGAAGACAAAGATGAGGGCCCTGTTGCTGA ACAAGTAAAGAAATCAACGTTGAACCCTAATGCTAAGGAGTTCAATCCTACAAAGCCTCTGCTGTCTGTG AATAAATCCACCAGTACCCCAACTTCTCCGGGGCCCCGGACTCATTCAACTCCCTCCATCCCGGTGCTGACAGCAGGCCAGAGTGGGCTATACAGCCCCCAGTACATCTCCTACATACCTCAGATCCACATGGGACCAGCTGTGCAG GCACCTCAGATGTATCCATATCCTGTATCCAATTCAGTGCCTGGGCAGCAGGGCAAGTACCGGGGAGCAAAAG gcTCCCTTCCTCCGCAGCGCTCGGACCAACACCAGCCAGCCTCAGCCCCGCCGATGATGCAGGCCGCCGCGGCTGCTGGCCCGCCTCTGGTGGCTGCCACGCCCTATTCTTCCTACATCCCCTACAACCCTCAGCAGTTCCCAGGCCAGCCAGCCATGATGCAGCCCATGGCCCACTACCCCTCACAG CCGGTGTTTGCCCCCATGCTTCAGAGCAACCCACGCATGCTGACGTCGGGCAGCCATCCCCAGGCCATCGTGTCATCCTCTACCCCTCAGTACCCTTCTGCAGAGCAGCCTACCCCCCAAGCCCTTTATG CCACTGTTCACCAGTCCTACCCACACCATGCCACACAGCTCCATGCCCACCAGCCGCAGCCGGCTACCACGCCTACTGGAAGCCAGCCGCAGTCCCAGCATGCGGCCCCCAGTCCTGTCCAG CATCAGGCGGGGCAGGCCCCACACTTGGGCAGTGGACAGCCACAGCAGAATCTGTACCACCCAGGGGCCCTGACAGGCACGCCGCCCTCTCTGCCACCGGGACCTTCTGCCCAGTCCCCTCAGAGCAGCTTCCCCCAGCCAGCCGCTGTGTATGCCATCCACCACCAGCAGCTGCCCCACGGCTtcaccaacatggcccatgttACCCAG gCCCATGTCCAAACTGGAATCACAGCAGCCCCGCCCCCTCACCCTGGGGCTCCCCACCCgccccaggtgatgctgctgcaCCCACCCCAGAGTCATGGGGGGCCCCCCCAAGGCGCGGTGCCCCAGAGTGGGGTGCCTGCACTCTCAGCTTCCACACCCTCACCCTACCCCTACATCGGACACCCCCAAGGTGAGCAGCCTGGCCAGGCGCCTGGATTTCCAGGAGGAGCCGATGACAGGATTCGTGAGTTCTCATTAGCTGGGGGAATTTGGCATGGAAGAGCTGAGGGGCTGCAGGTGGGGCAGGATGCACGGGTTCTGGGTGGGGAGTGA
- the ATXN2L gene encoding ataxin-2-like protein isoform X23 → MAFAAALSPSPASGPLFALNRRLHQPATSRVTWRLVIPAEGQSTGKGPPQSPVFEGVYNNSRMLHFLTAVVGSTCDVKVKNGTTYEGIFKTLSSKFELAVDAVHRKASEPAGGPRREDIVDTMVFKPSDVMLVHFRNVDFNYATKDKFTDSAIAMNSKVNGEHKEKVLQRWEGGDSNSDDYDLESDMSNGWDPNEMFKFNEENYGVKTTYDSSLSSYTVPLEKDNSEEFRQRELRAAQLAREIESSPQYRLRIAMENDDGRTEEEKHSAVQRQGSGRESPSLASREGKYIPLPQRVREGPRGGVRCSSSRGGRPGLSSLPPRGPHHLDNSSPGPGSEARGINGGPSRMSPKAQRPLRGAKTLSSPSNRPSGETSVPPPPAVGRMYPPRSPKSAAPAPISASCPEPPIGSAVPTSSASIPVTSSVSDPGVGSISPASPKISLAPTDVPGLQNEQKRFQLEELRKFGAQFKLQPSSSPENSLDPFPPRILKEEPKGKEKEVDGLLTSEPMGSPVSSKTESVSDKEDKPPLAPSGGTEGPEQPPPPCPSQTGSPPVGLIKGEDKDEGPVAEQVKKSTLNPNAKEFNPTKPLLSVNKSTSTPTSPGPRTHSTPSIPVLTAGQSGLYSPQYISYIPQIHMGPAVQAPQMYPYPVSNSVPGQQGKYRGAKGSLPPQRSDQHQPASAPPMMQAAAAAGPPLVAATPYSSYIPYNPQQFPGQPAMMQPMAHYPSQPVFAPMLQSNPRMLTSGSHPQAIVSSSTPQYPSAEQPTPQALYATVHQSYPHHATQLHAHQPQPATTPTGSQPQSQHAAPSPVQQHQAGQAPHLGSGQPQQNLYHPGALTGTPPSLPPGPSAQSPQSSFPQPAAVYAIHHQQLPHGFTNMAHVTQAHVQTGITAAPPPHPGAPHPPQVMLLHPPQSHGGPPQGAVPQSGVPALSASTPSPYPYIGHPQALSDPDCLLT, encoded by the exons ATGGCTTTTGCGGCTGCGCTGTCCCCCAGCCCCGCCAGCGGCCCCCTCTTCGCCCTCAACCGCCGGTTACATCAGCCAGCGACGAGCAGGGTTACCTGGCGATTGGTGATCCCCGCAGA ggGACAGAGCACAGGAAAGGGACCCCCACAGTCACCT GTGTTTGAAGGCGTCTACAACAATTCCAGAATGCTGCATTTCCTTACAGCTGTTGTG GGCTCCACTTGTGATGTAAAGGTGAAAAATGGTACCACTTATGAGGGTATCTTCAAGACGCTAAGCTCAAAG TTTGAACTAGCCGTGGATGCTGTGCACCGGAAAGCATCTGAGCCAGCAGGTGGCCCTCGTCGGGAGGACATTGTGGACACCATGGTGTTTAAGCCAAGTGATGTCATGCTTGTTCACTTCCGAAATGTTGACTTCAACTATGCTACTAAAG ACAAGTTCACCGATTCAGCCATTGCCATGAACTCGAAAGTGAATGGGGAACACAAAGAGAAGGTGCTTCAGCGCTGGGAGGGGGGTGACAGCAACAGCGACGACTATGACCTCGAGTCTGACATG tccAATGGATGGGACCCCAATGAAATGTTCAAGTTCAATGAGGAGAACTACGGTGTGAAGACTACCTATGATAGCAGTCTTTCTTCTTATAC GGTGCCCTTAGAAAAGGACAACTCAGAAGAGTTTCGTCAGCGAGAGCTGCGTGCGGCCCAGTTGGCTCGAGAGATTGAATCAAGCCCCCAGTACCGCCTACGGATCGCCATGGAGAACGACGATGGGCGCACTGAAGAGGAGAAGCACAGTGCAGTCCAGCGGCAGGGCTCAGGGCGGGAGAGCCCCAGCTTGGCATCCAG GGAGGGGAAGTATATCCCTCTGCCTCAACGAGTCCGGGAAGGTCCCCGGGGAGGAGTTCGATGCAGCAGCTCTCGGGGCGGTCGGCCTGGCCTTAGCTCTTTGCCACCTCGTGGCCCTCACCATCTGGACAACAGCAGCCCTGGCCCAGGTTCTGAGGCCCGTGGTATCAATGGAG gcCCTTCCCGCATGTCCCCAAAGGCACAACGGCCTCTGAGAGGTGCCAAGACTCTGTCTTCGCCCAGTAATAGGCCTTCTGGAGAAACTTCTGTTCCACCTCCTCCTGCAG TGGGCCGGATGTATCCCCCGCGTTCTCCCAAGTCTGCTGCCCCTGCCCCAATCTCAGCTTCCTGTCCAGAGCCTCCCATCGGCTCGGCAGTGCCAACCTCTTCAGCCTCCATCCCTGTGACCTCATCAGTCTCAGATCCTGGAGTGGGCTCCATTTCTCCAGCTTCTCCAAAGATCTCCCTGGCCCCCACAGATG TCCCTGGTCTTCAGAATGAACAGAAACGATTCCAACTGGAAGAACTGAGAAAGTTTGGGGCCCAGTTTAAG CTTCAGCCCAGTAGCTCCCCTGAGAACAGCCTGGATCCTTTTCCTCCCCGGATCTTAAAGGAGGAGcccaaaggaaaggagaaagaggttgatgGTCTGTTGACTTCAGAGCCCATGGGGTCTCCCGTCTCCTCCAAGACAGAGTCCGTATCGGATAAGGAGGACAAACCACCCCTGGCACCATCAGGAGGCACTGAGGGGCCAGAGCAGCCCCCACCACCTTGTCCAAGCCAAACTGGCAGCCCCCCGGTGGGCCTCATCAAGGGAGAAGACAAAGATGAGGGCCCTGTTGCTGA ACAAGTAAAGAAATCAACGTTGAACCCTAATGCTAAGGAGTTCAATCCTACAAAGCCTCTGCTGTCTGTG AATAAATCCACCAGTACCCCAACTTCTCCGGGGCCCCGGACTCATTCAACTCCCTCCATCCCGGTGCTGACAGCAGGCCAGAGTGGGCTATACAGCCCCCAGTACATCTCCTACATACCTCAGATCCACATGGGACCAGCTGTGCAG GCACCTCAGATGTATCCATATCCTGTATCCAATTCAGTGCCTGGGCAGCAGGGCAAGTACCGGGGAGCAAAAG gcTCCCTTCCTCCGCAGCGCTCGGACCAACACCAGCCAGCCTCAGCCCCGCCGATGATGCAGGCCGCCGCGGCTGCTGGCCCGCCTCTGGTGGCTGCCACGCCCTATTCTTCCTACATCCCCTACAACCCTCAGCAGTTCCCAGGCCAGCCAGCCATGATGCAGCCCATGGCCCACTACCCCTCACAG CCGGTGTTTGCCCCCATGCTTCAGAGCAACCCACGCATGCTGACGTCGGGCAGCCATCCCCAGGCCATCGTGTCATCCTCTACCCCTCAGTACCCTTCTGCAGAGCAGCCTACCCCCCAAGCCCTTTATG CCACTGTTCACCAGTCCTACCCACACCATGCCACACAGCTCCATGCCCACCAGCCGCAGCCGGCTACCACGCCTACTGGAAGCCAGCCGCAGTCCCAGCATGCGGCCCCCAGTCCTGTCCAG CAGCATCAGGCGGGGCAGGCCCCACACTTGGGCAGTGGACAGCCACAGCAGAATCTGTACCACCCAGGGGCCCTGACAGGCACGCCGCCCTCTCTGCCACCGGGACCTTCTGCCCAGTCCCCTCAGAGCAGCTTCCCCCAGCCAGCCGCTGTGTATGCCATCCACCACCAGCAGCTGCCCCACGGCTtcaccaacatggcccatgttACCCAG gCCCATGTCCAAACTGGAATCACAGCAGCCCCGCCCCCTCACCCTGGGGCTCCCCACCCgccccaggtgatgctgctgcaCCCACCCCAGAGTCATGGGGGGCCCCCCCAAGGCGCGGTGCCCCAGAGTGGGGTGCCTGCACTCTCAGCTTCCACACCCTCACCCTACCCCTACATCGGACACCCCCAAG CTCTCAGTGACCCCGACTGTCTCCTGACTTAG